In Mobula birostris isolate sMobBir1 chromosome 12, sMobBir1.hap1, whole genome shotgun sequence, one genomic interval encodes:
- the LOC140205988 gene encoding actin-related protein 2/3 complex subunit 5-A-like, translating into MSKNTSVDKFRRVNVDDYDENNYVDEEEGGENQLGPDEAEVDASIRQGNLNAALQAALKNPPINTKNQAVKDRAENTVVKVLTSFKSNDIEKAVQSLDKNSIDLLMKYIYKGFEKPSDNSSAILLQWHEKVLAVGGVGSVVRVLTARKTV; encoded by the exons ATGTCCAAGAATACGAGCGTTGACAAATTCCGTCGGGTCAATGTGGATGACTATGACGAGAATAACTACGTGGACGAGGAGGAAGGTGGCGAGAACCAGCTGGGACCCGACGAAGCGGAGGTGGACGCCTCCATCAGGCA AGGAAATCTGAATGCAGCTCTTCAAGCAGCTCTAAAGAATCCTCCAATCAATACAAAAAACCAGGCTGTTAAG GACCGGGCAGAAAATACAGTTGTTAAAGTTTTGACTTCATTTAAGAGTAATGATATTGAAAAAGCTGTTCAGTCCCTTGACAAGAATAGTATTGACCTTCTGATGAAGTATATCTACAAAGGTTTTGAAAAACCATCAGACAATAGTAGTGCAATATTACTACAATGGCATGAAAAG GTGTTAGCAGTTGGAGGAGTGGGATCTGTAGTCCGAGTTCTAACAGCAAGAAAAACTGTTTAA